A region of Reichenbachiella carrageenanivorans DNA encodes the following proteins:
- a CDS encoding toxin-antitoxin system YwqK family antitoxin produces the protein MRYCWLLIVALGLWACDWSSYDQSQARLAYVITDEELFEDDVRLSRSVDGYTYLDSVRYTGYLISYYPDARLKSKKGYYDGKLEGDYITYYPSGEVYSQRPYHKGEKHGEHLGYFEDGGLKFQYQFVDGLGEGTHKEWYESGEPKLEMNYVKGHELGAQKYWRPDGKLRSNYVVRENGRRYGMLGLKRCAKIDSETGDIDPYKGTIQ, from the coding sequence ATGAGATACTGTTGGTTACTGATAGTGGCTTTAGGCCTTTGGGCTTGTGATTGGTCTTCTTACGATCAATCACAAGCCAGATTGGCTTACGTGATTACTGATGAGGAGCTATTCGAAGACGATGTGCGGCTATCTAGATCGGTAGATGGCTATACCTATCTGGATAGTGTGCGCTATACAGGATATCTGATTTCTTATTATCCAGACGCTAGACTCAAATCCAAGAAGGGATATTATGACGGGAAACTAGAGGGAGATTATATAACTTATTACCCCAGTGGGGAGGTGTATAGCCAGCGTCCTTATCATAAGGGTGAAAAACACGGAGAGCATTTGGGGTATTTTGAAGATGGTGGCCTCAAGTTTCAATATCAGTTTGTGGATGGCCTAGGTGAAGGCACGCATAAGGAATGGTACGAATCGGGTGAACCCAAACTAGAAATGAACTACGTAAAGGGGCACGAGTTGGGCGCTCAGAAGTACTGGCGACCAGATGGTAAGCTGCGTTCCAATTACGTGGTAAGGGAAAATGGACGTAGATACGGTATGCTTGGTTTGAAAAGGTGTGCCAAAATAGACAGTGAAACTGGGGACATAGATCCCTACAAAGGAACGATACAATGA
- a CDS encoding SCO family protein, with translation MKNHMWACAMVLTILGCSQPQKKRMNDELVLPYYSEATFTPEWITVDDPRYKTIHQVEDFAFVNQVGDTLSNEYFDGKIYVTNFFFTICPNVCPRMTKNLKKIQAEFASDQEVKILSHTVMPWVDSVGRLAEYASLNDIDSQQWQLVTGDKKDLYHMAREAYFADEGFGKTVTVEEDFLHTENIILIDTQRRIRGVYNGTLPLEMKRLIEDIYTLKKEV, from the coding sequence ATGAAAAATCATATGTGGGCTTGTGCCATGGTTTTGACCATATTGGGCTGTAGCCAACCTCAAAAAAAGCGAATGAACGACGAACTGGTCTTGCCATACTATAGCGAAGCCACATTTACCCCAGAGTGGATAACTGTAGACGATCCGAGATATAAGACCATTCATCAGGTAGAGGACTTTGCCTTTGTCAATCAAGTTGGAGACACACTGAGCAATGAGTATTTTGATGGGAAAATCTATGTGACCAATTTTTTCTTCACCATTTGCCCGAATGTGTGTCCTCGCATGACCAAAAACCTGAAAAAGATACAGGCTGAGTTTGCCTCAGATCAAGAGGTGAAAATCCTATCGCATACCGTCATGCCTTGGGTGGATTCGGTCGGTCGGTTGGCCGAGTATGCCAGCCTAAATGACATCGACAGCCAGCAATGGCAACTGGTGACGGGCGACAAAAAAGACCTCTATCATATGGCTCGCGAGGCCTACTTTGCCGACGAAGGTTTCGGTAAGACTGTGACAGTAGAAGAGGACTTCCTCCATACCGAAAACATTATTCTAATAGATACCCAAAGACGCATCCGTGGGGTTTACAACGGCACCCTGCCCTTAGAAATGAAAAGACTAATAGAGGATATATATACGCTCAAGAAGGAAGTGTAG
- a CDS encoding T9SS type A sorting domain-containing protein — translation MRIYSNRFFLRFLLLVGLSLSSFQICEGQPDQSEKLLGQLRHLRNASCQIVINESVVCSGVLMNTTGDFQANYILSSAHCIPDTSQIHSISLTFGGHPPLVSEDFKGARWSTSFGVDILSIDYQQDYVLYELSEIIPAHVSPYYLGWDTQVSKPAFGTTYHYSDINTQQFALKRTSIEVSSFSFPSGYKPELETISNGFWKVPNWTWGGTSVGASGAGLIDQSENYLGGLTGSTESSDGTVSDYFYRFDLAYAATEVSNGLQSFLDPTNRGEVSGAYFHDVYKSSVFNTFDTLLSTENISLSNTVEVAIDLDEPTKIRGIYMVLGEINVGLGSDLTIEVFDNDVSIYTKTISWSSFTENAENYIDFNVSISISNILKVQFSSSSDDQLEQAEVLVVDHENPAIDFSTLGHSNGAMQQTGLPMISFLSDRDFYSNDLTLDLTFFPNPSNDCVFISPASDFESIVFYDLKGRQIYPSMQTRYDEVIVDISTWPVGVYLVQIINRTGRVIRRKIIKE, via the coding sequence ATGAGAATATATTCAAACAGATTTTTCTTAAGATTTTTGCTGCTAGTGGGGCTGTCGTTGTCTTCCTTTCAGATTTGTGAAGGGCAGCCAGACCAGTCGGAGAAGCTCTTGGGACAGTTGCGTCATTTAAGAAATGCTTCTTGCCAAATCGTGATCAATGAATCGGTCGTATGCTCGGGTGTATTGATGAATACTACCGGCGATTTTCAGGCCAATTATATCCTGTCCTCAGCGCACTGTATCCCAGATACCTCCCAGATTCATTCGATTTCATTGACTTTCGGAGGACATCCCCCTTTGGTGAGCGAAGATTTTAAAGGAGCAAGATGGTCCACTTCATTTGGCGTAGATATTTTATCCATTGATTATCAGCAGGATTATGTTTTATATGAGTTGTCTGAGATTATACCCGCACATGTTTCGCCATATTATTTGGGCTGGGACACTCAAGTTTCTAAACCAGCTTTTGGAACCACCTATCATTACAGCGACATCAATACCCAGCAATTCGCCTTGAAGCGTACCTCCATTGAAGTATCTAGTTTTTCATTTCCTTCAGGTTATAAACCTGAACTTGAAACCATTTCTAATGGATTTTGGAAAGTGCCAAACTGGACATGGGGGGGCACTTCGGTTGGGGCTTCGGGTGCTGGTTTGATAGACCAGAGCGAAAACTATTTGGGTGGGTTGACAGGCAGTACCGAATCTTCCGATGGCACGGTATCCGATTATTTTTATCGATTCGATTTGGCTTATGCCGCTACGGAAGTATCAAACGGGTTGCAGAGTTTTCTTGACCCAACGAATAGGGGAGAAGTATCAGGAGCGTACTTTCATGACGTCTACAAATCTAGTGTTTTCAATACTTTCGATACGCTGCTTTCGACCGAAAACATTTCGTTATCCAATACCGTGGAAGTTGCGATTGATTTAGACGAGCCAACAAAAATCCGCGGGATTTATATGGTGCTAGGAGAGATCAATGTGGGCTTGGGTAGCGACCTCACCATAGAGGTGTTTGACAATGACGTGTCGATATATACTAAAACCATCTCATGGTCTTCGTTTACCGAAAATGCTGAAAACTACATAGATTTTAATGTTAGTATCTCAATAAGTAATATTCTTAAAGTACAATTTTCATCCAGTAGTGATGACCAGCTAGAACAAGCCGAAGTCCTTGTAGTTGATCATGAAAATCCTGCGATTGATTTCTCTACACTTGGTCATTCGAATGGTGCAATGCAACAGACTGGTCTACCTATGATTTCGTTCCTTTCAGATCGGGATTTTTATAGTAACGATCTTACGTTAGACCTTACATTTTTCCCCAATCCGTCAAATGATTGCGTTTTTATATCACCCGCAAGTGATTTTGAATCTATCGTTTTTTATGACCTCAAGGGTCGTCAAATCTATCCGTCGATGCAGACGCGATACGATGAGGTTATTGTAGATATATCCACGTGGCCAGTTGGAGTATATTTGGTTCAAATAATTAATAGGACGGGAAGGGTCATTCGTCGAAAAATTATAAAAGAGTAA
- a CDS encoding M42 family metallopeptidase → MNKKSEKFLYEYLNNASPTGFESSGQKIWLDYVKPYTDEYITDTYGSVAAVINPKAAYKVVIEAHADEISWFVNYIDDNGYIYVVRNGGSDHQIAPSKRVNIFTEKGIVKGVFGWPAIHVRKDNNEKAPAMDNIFIDVGCESKKEAEELGVKVGCVITFDDELMDLNKKFVCGRALDNRIGGFMIAEVARKLQENKVKLPFGLYIVNAVQEEIGLRGAEMMAARIKPNVAVVTDVCHDTHSPMYDKKISGDQKAGKGPVLTFGPAVQNNLIADIIQTAEKNKIPYQRAAASRVTGTDTDAFAYSNEGVASALISLPLKYMHTTVETAHYDDINHVIELIYQYLVQLKDGHDYRYIK, encoded by the coding sequence ATGAATAAAAAAAGCGAGAAATTTTTATACGAATACCTGAACAACGCCTCTCCGACGGGATTTGAATCATCAGGACAAAAAATATGGTTGGACTATGTGAAGCCATATACCGACGAATACATTACAGACACCTACGGCTCGGTAGCCGCTGTCATCAACCCTAAAGCGGCGTACAAAGTAGTGATCGAAGCCCATGCGGATGAGATCTCTTGGTTTGTCAATTATATAGACGACAATGGCTATATCTATGTCGTACGAAATGGCGGTTCCGATCACCAGATTGCCCCATCCAAGCGCGTCAATATATTTACCGAAAAGGGGATCGTAAAAGGAGTCTTTGGCTGGCCTGCCATCCATGTGCGCAAAGACAACAATGAGAAAGCGCCAGCGATGGACAACATCTTTATCGATGTGGGCTGCGAATCCAAGAAGGAAGCGGAAGAACTGGGCGTGAAAGTAGGCTGTGTGATCACTTTCGACGACGAACTGATGGACTTGAATAAAAAGTTCGTATGTGGGCGTGCGTTGGACAACCGCATTGGCGGATTTATGATCGCCGAAGTAGCCCGAAAGCTACAAGAAAACAAAGTGAAGCTCCCTTTTGGACTGTATATCGTGAATGCGGTACAGGAAGAAATAGGGCTACGAGGTGCTGAAATGATGGCGGCTCGGATCAAGCCCAATGTGGCAGTAGTCACCGATGTGTGTCACGATACACACTCACCGATGTACGACAAGAAGATCAGCGGAGATCAAAAAGCGGGCAAAGGGCCTGTATTGACTTTTGGGCCAGCGGTACAAAACAACTTGATTGCGGACATTATCCAAACGGCGGAAAAAAACAAAATTCCCTACCAGCGTGCTGCGGCTTCGCGCGTAACGGGTACAGATACCGATGCTTTTGCTTACTCAAATGAGGGTGTGGCGTCGGCGCTGATCTCTCTACCACTGAAGTATATGCACACGACGGTAGAAACCGCTCACTACGACGACATCAATCATGTGATCGAGCTGATCTACCAATATCTGGTACAACTCAAGGATGGACATGATTATAGATATATCAAGTAA
- a CDS encoding acyl-CoA carboxylase subunit beta — MNFKSSEEKIQQLKKLNQEALLGGGEKRIESQHKKGKLTARERIALLIDEGTFEEIGKFVTHRATDFGLDKQKILGDGVVTGYGQISGRLVYVFSQDFTVWGGSLSETYAEKIVKIMDLAMQNGAPIIGLNDSGGARIQEGVVSLGGYADIFYRNTLASGVVPQLSAIMGPCAGGAVYSPAITDFIMMVENTSYMFVTGPNVVKTVTQEDVTAEELGGASTHSTKSGVTHFSCANEVECIQNLKRLLSFIPQNCEETPAKLPYEMGDEVRKQLDEIVPTNPNQPYDMKEVIENIVDGGDFFEVHKNYAENIIVGFARLGGRSIGIVANQPASMAGVLDNDASVKGARFVRFCDCFNIPLLVLEDVPGFLPGTDQEWNAIIMNGAKLLYAFSEATVPRITVITRKAYGGAYDVMNSKHIGADMNYAWPTAEIAVMGAKGAAEIIFKNEISAASDPQAKLDEKVDEYTEKFANPYIAAARGFVDEVILPHNTRTKLLAAFNMLENKVGHMPRKKHGNIPL, encoded by the coding sequence ATGAATTTCAAATCATCAGAAGAAAAAATCCAGCAACTCAAAAAACTCAATCAAGAAGCCCTTTTGGGTGGTGGAGAAAAGCGCATCGAATCTCAACATAAGAAAGGAAAGCTTACCGCCAGAGAACGAATAGCCCTACTTATAGATGAAGGTACTTTTGAGGAAATCGGCAAGTTCGTGACGCATCGAGCGACAGACTTTGGACTAGACAAACAAAAAATTTTGGGAGACGGAGTAGTGACTGGTTATGGGCAAATCAGCGGACGGCTGGTCTATGTATTCAGTCAAGATTTTACGGTATGGGGCGGATCACTATCTGAGACCTACGCAGAAAAAATTGTGAAAATAATGGATCTAGCCATGCAAAATGGCGCTCCTATCATCGGCCTCAACGACTCTGGCGGAGCCAGAATTCAAGAAGGCGTAGTCTCTCTTGGTGGCTATGCCGATATCTTCTACAGAAATACGCTGGCCTCTGGCGTAGTACCTCAGCTATCTGCCATCATGGGACCTTGTGCCGGAGGCGCTGTCTACTCCCCTGCCATCACCGATTTTATCATGATGGTAGAAAACACCTCATACATGTTTGTGACGGGGCCAAACGTAGTAAAAACCGTGACCCAAGAAGACGTAACTGCCGAAGAACTGGGCGGTGCCAGCACACATAGCACCAAGAGCGGGGTTACACACTTCTCCTGTGCCAATGAGGTAGAATGCATACAAAACCTAAAAAGACTGCTGAGTTTTATCCCTCAAAATTGTGAAGAGACGCCTGCCAAACTCCCCTACGAAATGGGCGACGAGGTACGCAAGCAGCTAGACGAGATCGTACCGACCAACCCCAACCAGCCCTACGACATGAAGGAGGTGATCGAAAACATTGTGGATGGTGGGGATTTCTTCGAAGTGCATAAAAACTATGCGGAAAATATTATTGTGGGATTTGCCAGACTCGGTGGTCGTAGCATCGGCATCGTGGCCAATCAGCCCGCAAGTATGGCTGGCGTATTGGACAATGACGCCAGCGTTAAAGGCGCTCGTTTTGTGCGATTTTGTGATTGCTTCAACATCCCACTACTCGTACTCGAAGATGTGCCAGGCTTCTTGCCAGGCACCGATCAGGAGTGGAATGCCATCATTATGAATGGTGCCAAGCTGCTCTACGCCTTCAGCGAGGCTACTGTCCCTAGGATTACAGTCATTACGCGAAAAGCGTATGGAGGAGCCTATGACGTAATGAACTCCAAGCACATCGGAGCAGATATGAACTACGCCTGGCCTACTGCCGAAATAGCAGTAATGGGTGCCAAAGGTGCAGCCGAGATCATTTTCAAAAATGAGATCTCAGCTGCCAGTGACCCGCAAGCCAAACTAGACGAAAAAGTAGACGAGTACACTGAAAAATTTGCCAATCCATACATCGCCGCTGCGCGTGGATTCGTAGACGAAGTGATCCTCCCGCACAACACACGAACCAAACTACTGGCTGCCTTCAACATGCTAGAAAACAAAGTAGGCCACATGCCCAGAAAAAAACACGGAAATATCCCATTGTAA
- a CDS encoding Ppx/GppA phosphatase family protein, translated as MRVGIIDIGTNTFHLLIADRARDMKILHKEKVAVRLGKGGISNNIIQPDAMQRAIVTLLDFKQKMQNEVVDEVFVSATSAVRNASNQQLFVDLVKEKVGLEICVLSGEEEASLIHQGVSQYIDFGEETGLIMDIGGGSIEFILANKDEVKWLKSYELGGQRLIDQFHHTDPISLDEKNRLASFLQENLTEVMAMCKQYEAAYLVGSSGSFDTLWDIHARRPDALPMQRPILYQDYFEEIYEELISKNKEQRLQIPGMIPMRVEMIVSASVAIKVIMDGCGFDQIKVSPFALKEGLLYHGLPVR; from the coding sequence ATGAGAGTAGGAATAATAGACATCGGTACCAACACTTTTCATTTGCTCATTGCAGATCGAGCACGCGACATGAAAATCCTTCATAAAGAGAAAGTAGCTGTGAGGCTAGGCAAAGGAGGGATCAGCAACAACATCATACAGCCTGATGCGATGCAACGTGCGATAGTAACGCTCTTGGATTTTAAACAAAAAATGCAAAATGAGGTGGTAGACGAAGTGTTTGTGTCGGCCACTAGTGCGGTGCGAAATGCCAGTAATCAACAACTATTTGTAGACTTAGTAAAAGAAAAAGTAGGCTTGGAGATATGTGTGTTGTCTGGCGAAGAAGAAGCCTCTCTCATTCACCAAGGTGTAAGCCAATACATAGATTTTGGCGAAGAGACGGGGCTGATCATGGATATAGGAGGAGGAAGCATCGAGTTTATCTTGGCCAACAAGGACGAAGTGAAGTGGCTTAAAAGCTATGAGCTAGGAGGGCAACGCTTGATCGATCAGTTTCACCATACTGACCCTATTTCTCTCGACGAAAAAAATAGGCTGGCGTCCTTTCTTCAAGAAAATCTAACGGAAGTGATGGCCATGTGCAAGCAGTATGAGGCGGCTTATCTGGTGGGGTCTTCAGGCTCATTCGATACCTTGTGGGATATTCATGCGAGGCGGCCAGATGCCTTGCCTATGCAGCGCCCCATTCTGTATCAAGATTATTTTGAGGAGATATACGAAGAGCTGATTAGCAAAAATAAAGAACAGCGACTACAGATCCCTGGCATGATCCCCATGCGAGTAGAAATGATTGTATCTGCTTCGGTGGCAATCAAGGTAATCATGGATGGGTGTGGGTTTGACCAGATAAAAGTCTCTCCATTTGCCTTGAAAGAAGGTCTGCTGTATCACGGTTTGCCTGTAAGGTAG
- a CDS encoding FG-GAP-like repeat-containing protein has product MKKPQLRFSGGTVRYRLFRKYRNLYRRMRVLLASENPCEREVKRLTSKLQNVYHRLERALLRIGVQVAGTALALTLTATLSQAQTLTFEKQVFPGSEVLFDGIELDDDATPTFVDIDNDGDMDLFVGKEYGYYVGFYYYENVGSAAAPHFKKRTGADNPLGLVNDIYNSNVTFADIDADGDLDALVGEENGGLFYYKNTGTASAPAFEEQTGENNPFDGISTDYDYSNPALVDIDADGDFDLFIGDYYGYIYYYKNTGTASAPAFEAQTGGASPFGSDSIVDGYATPTFVDIDNDGDFDMVSGNEEEYIQFFKNTGSASAPDFIELEDRANPFSLIGYNEGGDRSHPAFADLDGDGDLDLLVGDDDGYLTYYKNKGTASEPDFGTTPFSGLHAPRYATPTFVDFDGDGDLDVLTGSINSDILYYKNTGTATHPAFEEQTDEANPFDDISVLEYSSISLADLDADGDLDALAGDGYGYIIYLEKTDEGFLKHTSGSSNPFGFEYFNEWVNPELVDIDDDGDFDVFLGTSYGSVLYYKNTGSASNPAFTEQTGADNPFGDDQIVNYKSSPTFGDFDGDGDLDAVSGDEYGYIHYFRNTGTVSAPAFVKLKDSNNPFDGIEVDDYSFTTAADLDNDGDMDLLVGEGYGSFHYFKNTGTASAPAFDNGKPAPNPLNPLDLVSNEVEYSVPTFVDIDGDGDMDAFVGTAYDGISFYKNTGTTATAAFSEQTETSNPFHELIRGSGGYPEDEGENYRTLIEGPVEEPGLTHISKSNPIFVDMDGDGDMDAIVGSSGGNIYYFENTGTASAPAFIEQTDEDNPFGNLGNEEGGELIPGRIQEGFSVSRSAPQLKDLDADGDLDLLVGSSQGPLYYFENTGSVSAPAFSQLTGANNPFDGIGGYQGGDFRQLDEGGESESIRYSKPALEDFDMDGDLDLLVGSKYGTIHYYINTGSASAPAFEKQTGSANPFDGEILGVYSTPAAVDIDGDGDMDVFVGTYENGISFYKNTTNSKPVITSNGGGDAAAVSVDENQTAVTTVTATDKDGDAIAYSISNGADKALFSIDASTGVLTFKAAPDFEAPADANADNQYVVEVSATDNGDGSLSDVQTLTISVKDVNDNVTSVDDLERSISVYPNPTNSLITVNGLSSNIQSIRLLDFSGKILLEKAGQAQEMSIDLSAYQAGIYIMRIQTDKALLSHKIEKY; this is encoded by the coding sequence ATGAAAAAACCACAACTACGTTTTTCAGGAGGCACGGTGCGCTACCGATTATTTAGGAAGTACCGAAACCTCTATCGCCGCATGCGGGTGCTGCTGGCGAGCGAAAACCCTTGCGAAAGGGAAGTCAAAAGACTGACGAGCAAGTTGCAAAACGTGTATCACAGGCTAGAAAGAGCCTTGCTGCGTATAGGTGTGCAAGTAGCAGGCACAGCCCTGGCACTCACACTCACCGCTACATTGTCTCAAGCACAGACACTTACCTTCGAAAAGCAGGTATTCCCTGGAAGTGAAGTACTATTCGATGGCATTGAACTAGATGACGATGCTACCCCCACATTTGTCGACATCGACAACGACGGAGACATGGATCTCTTCGTAGGCAAAGAATATGGATATTATGTAGGTTTTTATTACTACGAAAACGTAGGATCTGCTGCAGCACCTCATTTTAAGAAAAGAACTGGAGCAGACAATCCTTTGGGTTTGGTAAATGATATATACAACTCCAATGTCACCTTTGCTGACATAGATGCCGACGGCGATCTTGATGCCTTGGTGGGTGAAGAGAATGGAGGTCTTTTCTATTATAAAAATACGGGTACAGCGTCTGCCCCAGCTTTCGAAGAACAGACAGGTGAAAACAATCCGTTTGATGGGATATCTACAGATTATGATTATTCCAATCCTGCATTAGTCGATATCGACGCAGATGGCGATTTCGATCTGTTCATCGGTGATTACTATGGCTATATCTATTACTACAAAAACACTGGCACAGCCTCTGCACCAGCTTTTGAAGCACAAACAGGAGGTGCTAGTCCTTTTGGTTCTGATTCTATAGTAGACGGATATGCCACACCTACCTTCGTCGACATCGACAATGATGGTGATTTCGATATGGTCTCAGGAAATGAAGAGGAATACATCCAATTTTTCAAAAATACAGGTTCAGCCTCTGCGCCTGATTTTATAGAACTAGAAGACAGAGCGAATCCTTTTAGCCTAATAGGCTACAATGAGGGAGGCGACAGAAGCCACCCAGCATTCGCTGACCTAGATGGTGATGGCGATTTAGACCTTTTGGTCGGAGACGATGATGGGTATCTCACTTACTACAAAAACAAAGGTACGGCTTCTGAGCCTGACTTTGGAACGACGCCGTTTTCAGGCCTCCATGCCCCTCGCTACGCTACTCCTACTTTTGTAGACTTTGATGGAGACGGAGATTTGGACGTACTCACAGGCAGCATTAATTCCGACATCTTATATTATAAAAACACGGGCACGGCTACTCACCCAGCTTTCGAAGAACAAACTGATGAAGCTAATCCGTTTGATGATATATCTGTTCTGGAATACTCCAGTATCTCCTTGGCGGATTTAGATGCTGATGGCGACCTAGATGCATTGGCAGGAGACGGATATGGTTATATCATTTATTTAGAGAAGACAGACGAAGGTTTTCTGAAGCATACTTCAGGATCAAGCAATCCATTTGGCTTTGAGTACTTTAATGAATGGGTCAACCCTGAATTGGTCGACATCGATGATGATGGGGATTTCGATGTATTCCTAGGCACTAGTTATGGCAGCGTCTTATATTATAAAAATACAGGCTCCGCTTCTAATCCTGCTTTTACCGAGCAAACAGGTGCGGACAATCCTTTTGGAGATGACCAAATAGTGAATTACAAATCGTCTCCTACGTTTGGAGACTTCGATGGCGATGGCGATTTGGATGCTGTGTCAGGAGATGAATATGGCTATATACACTACTTCAGAAATACAGGAACCGTTTCTGCTCCAGCCTTTGTGAAGCTAAAAGACAGCAACAACCCCTTCGATGGTATTGAAGTTGACGATTATAGTTTTACCACAGCGGCCGATTTGGACAACGATGGAGACATGGATCTGTTGGTTGGAGAGGGTTACGGCAGTTTTCATTACTTTAAAAACACTGGCACAGCCTCAGCGCCTGCTTTCGACAATGGCAAGCCAGCACCCAACCCCCTCAATCCATTGGATCTTGTAAGTAACGAAGTTGAATATAGCGTCCCTACTTTTGTAGATATCGACGGCGATGGTGATATGGATGCTTTTGTAGGTACTGCCTATGATGGCATTAGCTTCTACAAAAACACGGGAACTACTGCCACGGCCGCCTTTAGCGAGCAAACAGAGACTTCAAACCCATTCCATGAATTGATTAGAGGTAGTGGAGGATATCCAGAAGATGAGGGGGAAAACTATAGAACCCTAATAGAGGGTCCAGTAGAGGAACCAGGTCTCACCCATATAAGTAAGAGCAACCCTATATTTGTTGATATGGATGGCGATGGTGATATGGATGCCATAGTCGGCTCAAGTGGAGGAAATATTTACTATTTCGAAAATACTGGGACAGCTTCTGCTCCGGCATTTATTGAGCAAACTGACGAAGACAATCCATTTGGCAATTTAGGCAATGAAGAAGGTGGTGAATTAATACCAGGAAGAATTCAAGAGGGCTTTTCTGTATCCCGTTCGGCACCACAGTTGAAAGACCTGGATGCAGATGGTGATTTGGATTTGCTGGTCGGTTCATCTCAAGGTCCTCTTTATTACTTCGAGAATACAGGCAGCGTCTCTGCTCCGGCCTTTAGCCAGCTCACTGGAGCAAACAATCCATTCGATGGCATAGGAGGATACCAAGGTGGTGATTTCAGACAATTGGATGAAGGCGGAGAATCGGAATCAATTAGATACTCGAAACCTGCCTTGGAGGATTTTGATATGGATGGAGATCTAGATTTGCTAGTTGGTAGTAAATATGGTACGATCCATTACTATATCAACACAGGATCTGCTTCTGCGCCTGCTTTTGAAAAGCAGACTGGCAGTGCCAATCCTTTCGACGGGGAGATTCTAGGAGTGTATAGTACCCCCGCCGCTGTCGATATCGACGGAGATGGCGATATGGATGTATTTGTTGGTACATACGAAAATGGCATCTCATTCTACAAAAACACGACCAATAGCAAGCCTGTCATCACCAGCAATGGCGGTGGAGATGCTGCTGCGGTAAGTGTAGATGAAAATCAGACCGCCGTGACCACAGTCACTGCTACCGATAAGGATGGAGATGCCATCGCCTACTCGATCTCCAATGGAGCCGACAAAGCGCTGTTTAGCATCGATGCCAGTACTGGTGTATTGACTTTCAAGGCTGCTCCGGATTTTGAAGCACCTGCGGACGCCAATGCCGACAACCAATATGTAGTAGAGGTATCTGCCACCGACAATGGAGATGGCAGTCTATCAGACGTACAGACCCTCACGATAAGCGTGAAGGATGTAAACGACAACGTCACTTCTGTAGACGATCTAGAGAGAAGTATTTCTGTATATCCAAACCCTACAAACAGTCTAATCACTGTAAATGGTTTGAGCAGCAATATTCAATCGATCCGTCTTTTGGATTTTTCTGGAAAAATCTTGTTAGAAAAAGCAGGTCAGGCTCAAGAGATGAGTATTGATTTATCCGCTTATCAAGCAGGCATTTATATCATGAGAATCCAAACAGATAAAGCGTTGCTTTCTCATAAAATAGAGAAGTATTAA